The Desmonostoc muscorum LEGE 12446 genome includes a region encoding these proteins:
- the acnB gene encoding bifunctional aconitate hydratase 2/2-methylisocitrate dehydratase: MLELYRKHVVERAALGIPPLPLDAKQTSELCELLKNPPKGEEDTLLHLLSDRVPPGVDAAAYVKAGFLTAIAKEEVTSPLISPIQAVQLLGTMVGGYNVPALIDLLQVPTVSLSDSSETPLVMGGQGKEPIAAYAANALSKILLVYDAFHDVLELSKTNPFAKRVVDSWAEAEWFSIRPTVPEAITVTVFKVPGETNTDDLSPAQSATTRPDIPLHALVMLESRQPGSLQTIAELKKQGHPVAYVGDVVGTGSSRKSAINSVLWHMGNDIPFVPNKRAGGYVLGGAIAPIFFNTAEDAGALPIQCDVTKLETGMVITIHPYKGEITNEAGEVISTFSLKPDTILDEVRAGGRIPLLIGRTLTDKTRLALGLEPSTLFIRPQQPSDTGKGYTLAQKMVGKACGLTGVRPGTSCEPIMTTVGSQDTTGPMTRDELKELACLGFSADLVMQSFCHTVAYPKPVDIKTHHDLPDFFAQRGGVALRPGDGIIHSWLNRMLLPDTVGTGGDSHTRFPLGISFPAGSGLVAFAGALGVMPLDMPESVLVRFKGELQPGVTLRDIVNAIPYVAIQKGLLTVEKQNKKNVFSGRILEIEGLPDLKVEQAFELADATAERSCAGSTIKLSVETISEYLRSNVALLKNLIARGYHDARTILRRIAKMEEWLANPVLLEADADAEYAEIIEIDLNEIKEPIVAAPNDPDNVKLLSEVANDPVQEVFLGSCMTNIGHYRATAKVLEGAGEVKTRLWIAPPTRMDEHQLKEEGVYAIFGAAGARTEIPGCSLCMGNQARVADGTTVFSTSTRNFNNRMGKDARVYLGSAELAAVCALLGRIPTVQEYLDIVSRKIDPFADDLYRYLNFDQIAGFEDEGRVISKEEQALLV, from the coding sequence ATGCTGGAATTATATCGTAAACATGTAGTTGAAAGAGCAGCGCTAGGAATTCCCCCCTTACCGTTAGATGCAAAGCAAACATCTGAATTGTGCGAATTACTGAAAAATCCGCCCAAAGGTGAAGAAGATACATTATTGCATTTATTGAGCGATCGCGTCCCCCCCGGTGTCGATGCAGCAGCCTATGTAAAAGCTGGATTTCTGACAGCCATTGCCAAAGAAGAAGTTACCAGTCCTTTAATTTCCCCCATACAAGCGGTGCAATTGCTGGGAACAATGGTAGGCGGCTATAATGTGCCAGCTTTAATTGATTTGCTGCAAGTGCCCACTGTCTCTTTATCAGACTCTTCCGAAACACCTCTAGTGATGGGAGGACAAGGCAAGGAACCCATTGCAGCTTACGCCGCCAACGCCTTAAGTAAAATCCTCTTGGTGTACGATGCTTTCCATGATGTTTTGGAGTTATCGAAAACTAATCCTTTTGCCAAGCGAGTAGTTGACTCTTGGGCTGAAGCTGAGTGGTTTAGCATTCGCCCCACTGTACCAGAAGCGATTACTGTTACTGTTTTTAAAGTTCCTGGCGAAACCAACACCGATGACTTATCCCCCGCCCAAAGCGCCACAACTCGCCCGGATATTCCCTTACACGCCTTAGTAATGCTAGAGTCACGGCAACCGGGAAGTTTACAAACCATTGCCGAACTGAAAAAGCAAGGACATCCTGTGGCTTACGTGGGAGATGTGGTTGGTACAGGTTCCTCCCGGAAATCTGCTATTAATTCGGTGTTGTGGCACATGGGAAATGATATACCTTTTGTGCCAAACAAACGCGCTGGGGGTTATGTTTTAGGTGGTGCGATCGCGCCAATTTTCTTTAACACAGCTGAAGATGCCGGTGCTTTGCCTATTCAGTGCGATGTCACCAAACTAGAAACCGGCATGGTAATTACCATCCATCCCTACAAAGGTGAAATCACCAACGAAGCCGGCGAAGTAATTTCCACCTTCAGCCTCAAACCAGACACCATCCTTGATGAAGTCCGCGCAGGTGGACGCATCCCCCTACTTATCGGGCGTACCCTCACCGATAAAACCCGCCTTGCACTCGGTTTAGAACCCAGCACCCTCTTTATCCGTCCCCAACAACCCAGTGATACAGGCAAAGGCTACACCTTAGCGCAAAAAATGGTGGGTAAAGCTTGCGGATTAACTGGTGTCCGCCCCGGTACATCTTGCGAACCCATCATGACCACCGTTGGTTCCCAGGATACCACAGGCCCCATGACCCGCGACGAATTGAAAGAACTCGCTTGTCTGGGTTTCAGTGCAGACTTAGTAATGCAGAGTTTCTGTCACACAGTAGCTTATCCCAAACCAGTAGACATTAAAACCCACCACGACCTCCCCGACTTCTTTGCCCAACGTGGCGGTGTCGCCTTGCGTCCCGGCGATGGTATCATCCACTCTTGGTTAAACCGGATGCTGCTACCCGACACCGTAGGAACTGGCGGCGACTCCCACACCCGCTTTCCCTTAGGAATTTCCTTCCCCGCCGGTTCTGGGTTAGTAGCCTTTGCTGGGGCTTTGGGCGTCATGCCTTTGGATATGCCAGAGTCAGTGCTGGTAAGATTCAAAGGTGAATTACAACCCGGTGTCACCCTGCGGGATATCGTTAACGCCATTCCCTACGTCGCAATTCAAAAAGGTTTGCTAACAGTCGAGAAGCAAAACAAGAAAAATGTCTTCTCCGGGCGAATTTTAGAAATTGAAGGTTTGCCAGATTTGAAAGTTGAACAAGCCTTTGAACTCGCCGACGCCACCGCCGAACGTTCTTGTGCAGGTTCTACCATTAAGCTGAGTGTAGAGACAATTTCGGAATATCTGCGTTCTAATGTAGCACTTTTGAAAAACTTGATTGCACGGGGCTATCATGATGCCCGTACCATCCTGCGGCGGATTGCCAAAATGGAAGAATGGTTAGCAAATCCCGTGTTATTAGAAGCCGATGCCGATGCTGAGTATGCTGAAATCATTGAAATTGATTTGAACGAAATCAAAGAACCAATTGTTGCGGCTCCCAATGACCCCGATAATGTTAAATTATTATCGGAAGTTGCTAATGATCCAGTGCAAGAAGTATTCCTGGGTTCATGTATGACGAATATCGGTCATTATCGAGCAACAGCGAAAGTTTTGGAAGGTGCTGGTGAAGTGAAAACCCGCCTGTGGATAGCACCACCAACCCGCATGGATGAACACCAATTAAAAGAAGAAGGAGTGTACGCCATTTTTGGGGCTGCGGGTGCGAGGACAGAAATACCAGGATGCAGTTTGTGTATGGGAAATCAGGCGCGAGTTGCTGATGGTACAACAGTGTTTTCAACTTCTACGCGCAACTTCAATAATCGCATGGGTAAAGATGCGCGAGTGTATCTTGGTTCAGCGGAATTAGCCGCAGTTTGTGCGCTGTTAGGACGCATTCCTACAGTGCAGGAATATTTGGATATTGTGTCGAGGAAGATTGATCCTTTTGCTGATGATTTGTATCGCTATTTGAACTTCGATCAAATCGCCGGTTTTGAGGATGAAGGAAGAGTGATTTCCAAAGAAGAACAAGCTTTGTTGGTATAG
- a CDS encoding type IV pilin-like G/H family protein, producing MPNILAHFGKFQIASKMLTSSVLIPLLMTLDTTVLAQPSIAPTQTQSQREQDINPIAQKLFGQWQAQDPSSSTTLTFIFTPESKLFLLSPDSKTLGAMEFKYRINPTPQPMHLNVIISSNQEEVLTIFEFTADGQMRLQLDGTNPGKPRPTAFSPQASLFKKISNVTTLPDNIQIINPKAENQQTSDPELEAKVAIGSINRAQQAYYLENKKFATIDQLGIGVKPETDNYRYQIVTPGKQTQTLISTAAAKKPELKSYTGVVFLRKVKGEMLIIPGICETDKPSTKPPGLPRFSNQKSQPIQCPVGSHLL from the coding sequence ATGCCTAATATCTTGGCTCACTTTGGCAAATTCCAAATTGCTAGCAAAATGCTTACCTCAAGTGTATTAATACCATTATTGATGACACTTGACACAACTGTACTGGCTCAACCCTCCATCGCACCAACACAGACTCAATCTCAGCGAGAACAAGACATAAACCCTATTGCTCAAAAATTGTTCGGGCAATGGCAAGCTCAAGACCCTTCATCTTCTACAACCCTAACCTTTATTTTCACACCAGAAAGCAAATTATTTCTCCTTTCACCTGACTCTAAGACTCTTGGTGCGATGGAATTTAAATATCGCATTAACCCAACGCCACAACCCATGCATCTAAATGTAATAATCTCAAGTAATCAAGAAGAGGTATTGACAATTTTTGAATTTACTGCTGATGGTCAGATGCGCTTGCAATTAGATGGCACTAATCCTGGAAAACCCAGACCCACAGCTTTTTCTCCTCAGGCGTCGTTATTCAAAAAAATTTCTAATGTTACGACATTACCTGATAATATCCAAATCATCAACCCAAAAGCAGAAAATCAACAAACTAGCGATCCAGAATTGGAAGCAAAAGTAGCTATTGGCAGTATCAACCGCGCTCAACAGGCTTATTACTTAGAAAACAAAAAATTCGCTACTATCGATCAACTGGGTATTGGTGTTAAGCCAGAAACTGACAATTACCGTTACCAAATAGTAACCCCAGGCAAACAAACCCAAACTTTAATTAGCACCGCTGCTGCCAAAAAACCGGAGCTAAAAAGTTATACAGGTGTTGTATTTTTGAGAAAAGTTAAAGGTGAAATGCTCATAATTCCAGGTATTTGTGAAACTGATAAACCCTCAACAAAACCGCCAGGGCTTCCAAGATTTTCTAACCAAAAATCTCAGCCAATTCAATGTCCAGTCGGTTCACATTTATTGTAA
- a CDS encoding CPBP family intramembrane glutamic endopeptidase, whose product MIEQQKQEPEIPYLTRIQVLGAMGATAIILLVVAKLSLHFGNFSLFSWKLDERDLLLGVGLGFVITALSGLTYRLWSSYRKSADFYLEVVLKPLALPDLIWLGLLPGLSEELLFRGVMLPALGLDHVAVIVSSLCFGILHLSGSQQWPYVVWATIVGMILGYSALLTGNLLVPIAAHIITNLISSYMWKMWQLSRNKK is encoded by the coding sequence GTGATTGAACAACAAAAGCAAGAACCAGAAATTCCATATCTGACGCGCATCCAAGTACTTGGGGCGATGGGAGCGACTGCAATCATTTTGCTGGTAGTCGCCAAACTGTCGTTGCACTTTGGCAACTTTTCCCTATTTTCCTGGAAGTTGGACGAAAGGGATTTGCTCTTAGGTGTAGGGCTAGGATTTGTCATCACCGCGTTAAGTGGCTTAACTTATCGCCTTTGGAGTTCCTACCGTAAAAGTGCAGATTTTTATCTAGAAGTGGTGTTGAAGCCCTTAGCCTTACCGGACTTAATTTGGTTGGGGTTGTTACCGGGTTTAAGTGAAGAATTGTTATTTCGGGGCGTAATGCTGCCAGCTTTAGGTTTAGATCATGTGGCTGTTATTGTATCTAGTCTTTGCTTTGGCATCTTGCATCTGAGCGGCTCTCAACAATGGCCTTATGTAGTTTGGGCAACCATTGTCGGGATGATATTAGGATATAGCGCCTTGCTGACTGGCAACTTATTAGTGCCCATCGCTGCTCATATTATCACAAATTTGATTTCTAGCTATATGTGGAAAATGTGGCAATTGTCGAGAAATAAAAAATAA
- a CDS encoding carbohydrate ABC transporter permease translates to MKTSRFSRMQLLDNDTAAAWIFLTPALILLGVFIIWPIAYLFYLSFTAGSFSSKGIYWIGLKNYWRLLQDSDFWQVIGNTIYFTLATIIPSLVIPLGLAVLLNRSLAFRGILRSAYFLPSIISLVAAGLGFRWLFQTSGPVNGLLDFFGIPPISWLGDTFWAMPVLILMSIWKQLGFNMVVFLAGLQAIPPSRYEAADLDGANAWQQFWHITLPGLRPTIIFVTITTAIFTLRSFEQVYVMTGGGPLNSTNLLVYYIYQEAFAQFDFGYAAAAATVLLAVTLVLVYLQLRTWGEE, encoded by the coding sequence ATGAAAACATCCCGTTTCTCTCGTATGCAACTGCTGGATAATGACACAGCGGCTGCCTGGATTTTTCTCACACCAGCACTGATTTTACTAGGCGTTTTTATCATTTGGCCGATCGCTTATTTGTTTTACCTCAGTTTCACCGCTGGCAGTTTCAGTTCCAAAGGTATTTATTGGATAGGGTTAAAAAACTATTGGCGCTTGTTACAGGACTCTGACTTCTGGCAAGTTATTGGCAACACAATTTATTTTACTCTTGCCACCATCATTCCCAGTTTAGTTATCCCCTTAGGATTAGCAGTCTTATTAAACCGCTCCTTAGCTTTTCGAGGAATCTTGCGGAGTGCCTATTTTTTACCTTCAATTATTTCTCTTGTGGCTGCTGGCTTGGGATTTCGCTGGCTGTTTCAAACATCAGGGCCAGTTAACGGACTGTTAGATTTTTTTGGTATTCCACCCATATCCTGGCTAGGAGATACATTTTGGGCAATGCCAGTACTAATTTTAATGAGTATTTGGAAACAACTCGGTTTCAATATGGTAGTATTTTTAGCCGGGTTGCAAGCAATTCCCCCCAGTCGTTATGAAGCAGCAGATTTAGATGGTGCAAATGCTTGGCAACAATTTTGGCATATTACATTGCCCGGATTGCGTCCCACCATCATATTTGTCACAATCACCACCGCGATTTTTACACTGCGGAGTTTTGAACAAGTTTATGTAATGACCGGCGGCGGCCCATTGAATTCGACTAATTTGCTGGTTTATTACATTTACCAAGAAGCCTTCGCTCAATTTGATTTTGGTTATGCTGCCGCCGCCGCAACGGTTTTATTAGCAGTAACTTTAGTACTGGTGTATTTGCAGTTGCGAACTTGGGGAGAAGAGTAG
- a CDS encoding DUF262 domain-containing protein has translation MASQLEITDERKENAEAEIRDKTKRVDYNTLEYPIEVIVQKYLDGKDEEENELFIPDYQREMAWDEDRQSKFIESVMLGLPIPSIFVADISGSDDLARLEIIDGTQRIRTLANFINNDLKLQNLKKLESLNGFTFRDLPLPRQRRFNRTTMRMIQLTEEADEEIRRDLFERINSGSVELNEMEKRRGSQPGKFLDLIEELSKEQKFRALCSFTEIQINKRDPQEFILRFFAFLNNYRSYPGKSNIHKFLDDYLKQENESKTLDINASKDEFKSMLNFVKKYFPDALHTYVKRKNDYEPITRIKFESITVGIALALRQNQTLIPKSTDFLYSEEFKKLTKSDASSSQNKVIRRIEYVRDQLLGNS, from the coding sequence ATGGCTTCTCAATTAGAAATTACAGATGAACGTAAAGAAAACGCTGAAGCAGAAATTCGTGACAAAACAAAGCGTGTTGACTACAACACCTTAGAATATCCCATAGAAGTGATTGTTCAAAAATACTTAGATGGAAAAGATGAAGAAGAAAATGAATTATTTATTCCAGACTATCAACGAGAAATGGCTTGGGATGAAGATAGACAATCAAAATTTATAGAATCTGTAATGTTAGGTTTACCAATCCCCTCAATTTTTGTTGCTGATATATCAGGTTCAGACGATTTAGCACGTTTAGAAATTATAGATGGAACCCAACGTATTCGTACTTTAGCTAATTTTATTAACAATGATCTAAAATTACAAAATCTTAAGAAATTGGAGAGTCTGAATGGGTTTACTTTTCGAGATTTACCGTTACCACGTCAAAGACGTTTTAATAGAACCACGATGAGAATGATTCAATTAACAGAAGAAGCAGATGAAGAAATTAGAAGGGATCTTTTTGAGAGAATCAATAGTGGTAGTGTTGAATTGAATGAAATGGAGAAACGAAGGGGATCTCAACCAGGAAAGTTTCTCGATTTAATTGAGGAATTGTCAAAAGAACAAAAATTTCGTGCTTTATGTTCTTTTACTGAAATTCAAATAAATAAAAGAGATCCGCAGGAATTTATTCTACGCTTTTTTGCATTTCTAAATAATTATAGAAGCTACCCTGGTAAAAGTAATATTCATAAATTTTTAGATGATTATTTAAAACAAGAAAATGAATCAAAAACATTAGATATTAATGCGTCAAAAGATGAATTTAAGTCAATGTTAAATTTTGTTAAAAAATATTTTCCAGATGCTTTACATACTTATGTGAAGAGAAAGAATGACTACGAGCCTATAACTAGAATTAAGTTTGAATCCATTACAGTGGGAATTGCTCTAGCATTAAGACAAAATCAGACATTAATACCAAAATCTACTGATTTTTTATATTCTGAAGAATTTAAAAAACTAACAAAGTCTGATGCTAGTAGTTCTCAAAATAAAGTTATTCGTCGTATTGAGTATGTTCGCGATCAGCTTTTAGGTAATTCATGA
- a CDS encoding 2Fe-2S iron-sulfur cluster-binding protein: protein MPKTYTVEIHHQGQIHTLQVPEDETILSVADAAGLDLPSSCHAGVCTTCAGQISEGTVDQTDGMGVSPHLQKQGYVLLCVAKPLSDLKIETGKEDALYQLQFGKD from the coding sequence ATGCCCAAAACTTACACCGTAGAAATTCATCACCAAGGTCAAATTCATACTTTGCAAGTCCCTGAAGATGAAACCATCTTATCAGTTGCCGATGCCGCTGGTTTAGATTTGCCAAGCTCTTGTCATGCAGGCGTTTGCACAACTTGTGCCGGTCAAATCAGCGAGGGAACTGTAGATCAAACTGATGGCATGGGCGTTAGTCCACATTTACAAAAACAAGGTTATGTATTGCTTTGTGTTGCCAAACCCCTTTCTGATTTGAAAATTGAGACTGGAAAAGAAGACGCACTTTATCAGTTGCAATTTGGTAAAGACTAA
- the purN gene encoding phosphoribosylglycinamide formyltransferase: MSNNSTIDATASLISPNISSYQLRQSAPLKLGIMASGNGSNFDVVAQAIQNGQLNAKIQVLIYNNPTAKAAVRAANRGVEAVLLNHRDYKSREKFDEKIVQTLRQYDVEWVILAGWMRLLTSVFIDAFPNRIINIHPSLLPSFKGINAVEQALASGVKITGCTVHIACLEMDSGPILMQAAVPVLPDDTPETLHARIQIQEHRILPMAIALAAT, from the coding sequence ATGAGTAATAATTCCACAATAGATGCTACTGCTAGCCTGATTTCTCCCAACATCTCTAGCTACCAGTTGAGACAAAGCGCTCCTTTAAAACTCGGAATTATGGCTTCTGGAAATGGCAGCAATTTTGATGTAGTTGCCCAAGCTATCCAAAATGGGCAGCTAAACGCCAAAATTCAAGTTTTGATTTATAATAATCCGACGGCTAAAGCAGCAGTCAGAGCAGCGAATCGAGGAGTAGAAGCTGTATTGCTGAATCACCGCGACTACAAAAGCCGAGAAAAGTTTGATGAGAAAATTGTGCAGACATTACGGCAGTATGATGTAGAATGGGTGATTCTGGCGGGCTGGATGCGACTTTTGACATCAGTATTTATTGATGCTTTTCCTAATAGGATTATTAATATACATCCGAGTTTATTGCCTAGTTTTAAGGGAATTAATGCTGTAGAACAAGCTTTGGCATCTGGGGTAAAAATCACTGGCTGTACTGTGCATATTGCTTGTTTAGAAATGGACAGTGGGCCAATATTGATGCAAGCCGCAGTACCAGTGCTACCGGATGATACACCAGAAACACTGCACGCCAGAATTCAAATTCAGGAACATCGGATTTTACCAATGGCGATCGCTTTGGCAGCCACTTGA
- a CDS encoding DUF3326 domain-containing protein, whose product MHPYTAILIVPTGVGAAIGGYAGDALPVAKVIAQVCDRLITHPNVLNGASLYWNLPNAFYVEGFGIDKFAAGCWGLRPVRNNKIGLLLDQGIEPELRLRHLQAADAARATLGLTLTDYVITDAPLNVELRSTKSGASWGTIGNPDSLLRAAEILIKKAGAEAIAVVARFPDDMDEEALQKYRHGEGVDSLAGAEAVISHLLVRTFQIPCAHSPALASAPPQPDLSPRSAAEELGYTFLPCVLVGLSRAPQFIVETKAIALEQEDIWANQVDAAIVPANACGSSALLSLSQTRCQIITVEENKTVIKVPPQPLGIKSIQVNSYLEAVGVLVAHKAGINPSALCPKLSSLQPVVISH is encoded by the coding sequence ATGCATCCATACACTGCTATTTTAATTGTACCAACTGGCGTTGGGGCTGCCATTGGGGGTTACGCTGGAGATGCGTTGCCTGTCGCTAAAGTTATAGCACAGGTTTGCGATCGCCTGATTACTCACCCCAATGTCCTCAATGGCGCAAGTTTATACTGGAATCTCCCCAATGCTTTCTACGTTGAAGGTTTCGGAATTGACAAATTTGCCGCTGGATGCTGGGGTTTGCGCCCAGTCCGAAATAACAAGATAGGTTTGCTTTTAGACCAAGGTATTGAGCCAGAGTTACGGCTAAGACATCTGCAAGCAGCGGACGCAGCGAGAGCTACCCTGGGATTGACTTTAACAGATTATGTCATCACTGATGCACCATTAAATGTAGAATTACGGAGTACCAAATCGGGTGCAAGTTGGGGGACAATTGGTAACCCCGATAGCTTATTGAGGGCAGCGGAAATCCTGATTAAAAAAGCTGGGGCAGAAGCGATCGCAGTTGTCGCCCGTTTCCCCGATGATATGGATGAGGAGGCACTACAGAAATACCGCCACGGTGAAGGAGTTGATTCCCTAGCCGGTGCAGAAGCCGTAATTAGTCACTTGCTAGTGCGAACCTTTCAAATTCCTTGTGCCCATTCACCTGCTCTAGCCAGCGCCCCCCCACAACCAGACTTATCACCTCGTTCCGCTGCGGAGGAATTGGGTTACACATTTTTACCGTGTGTCCTCGTGGGCTTGAGTCGTGCCCCACAATTTATAGTAGAGACAAAAGCGATAGCATTAGAACAAGAAGATATTTGGGCTAATCAAGTGGATGCTGCGATCGTACCTGCAAATGCCTGTGGTAGTAGCGCCTTACTGAGTTTAAGCCAAACACGATGCCAAATAATTACAGTAGAAGAAAATAAAACTGTTATAAAAGTTCCTCCCCAACCGTTGGGGATCAAATCTATACAGGTAAACTCATATTTAGAGGCAGTGGGTGTATTGGTGGCGCATAAAGCAGGCATCAATCCCTCTGCTCTTTGTCCCAAATTATCGTCTTTGCAGCCAGTAGTCATTAGTCATTAG
- a CDS encoding CPBP family glutamic-type intramembrane protease has product MIWSRLSRKARLRFTIFSLLVLITVIAVWQLSPKQPQIVKQESNYAIHIRQDFNQSGFYPVAQIPSANVYKPIADWVGRLILPTKQELQDGLDWVWMKVQHAPPTAQNLVGNIVRLEWKNKKDLLAYVQAVTRDINFTSEVIKSEKQGNIHPFRLNGVRQVGVLRSLAGANPDDEAIVALDSTTNIATSGKTNILQIEHEPVLVTGRFYGLVKIINPIKSINKNILGSQQKQNSDYFFVQHYNPNSNKFDGLQETIRIPQQVTDTRNFAPSSVQEIEKSPAGKDGWYIYGAKDAKGIFTVGAIAPRSLFQIHPRQIITGEELGISYIQEANWRNTEANKDKFNTVLLKPGNSPNQSIWQQGDKAIVLHLFGGIGGRKAEALGIPYTITGHFAFGIAEVIRDEFTNELRFEIKYHQIYAHNPDGIIAGTHTWADYMGNLQRGWLATRPVSDILIKFDPITQDYNFDGIKLSPLEQFQQELQVTMARYRVGDGTGGAMVSPSTSCIQDSSQALYAAILAIKNQVSTTHQIQTWLKANSNHPQALRFQQLVELAQSLEQQLAPLGIVRADWQSQAGRLTGTGIDKTTKPFQDSSVWAGLTTWRTIMPRQAHDDLATIFLKHGAIIQVLRTNQIGGWQADITPITPTVFLGQIKIPLTDISPFSTLLNRLLASLAVPTPQDWSVIVALLIIYSIIAIPYGLKSEFLHIEIWTANWINQCLLILRCLFAPALVEELFFRVFLLPHPSENPNLVEWSFWAIVSLLLFILYHPFNAKTFFKAGYPTFINRVFLALASLLGIICTVGYILTGSLWVIVVIHWAVVVVWLIVFGGIAKLDHNQEFPESKV; this is encoded by the coding sequence ATGATTTGGAGTAGATTGAGTCGAAAAGCCAGGCTAAGATTTACCATATTTTCACTGCTAGTATTAATCACAGTAATTGCTGTGTGGCAACTCTCACCAAAACAACCTCAGATAGTAAAACAAGAAAGCAATTACGCCATACATATTCGACAAGATTTTAATCAATCTGGTTTTTATCCTGTTGCCCAAATTCCATCTGCAAACGTTTATAAACCTATTGCTGACTGGGTAGGAAGATTAATTTTACCAACAAAACAGGAACTACAAGATGGGTTGGATTGGGTATGGATGAAAGTGCAACATGCACCACCTACAGCACAAAATTTGGTAGGAAATATTGTGCGTTTGGAGTGGAAAAATAAGAAAGATTTGCTGGCTTACGTTCAAGCTGTAACGCGAGATATAAATTTCACTTCAGAAGTGATTAAAAGTGAAAAACAAGGGAACATTCATCCTTTTCGACTCAATGGGGTTCGTCAGGTAGGGGTTTTACGTTCTTTAGCTGGTGCAAATCCTGATGATGAGGCAATTGTGGCTTTAGATTCAACTACAAATATTGCTACAAGTGGAAAAACAAATATTTTGCAAATTGAGCATGAACCTGTTTTGGTAACTGGTAGGTTTTATGGGTTGGTAAAAATAATTAACCCGATTAAATCTATCAATAAAAATATTTTAGGTTCTCAACAAAAGCAGAACAGCGATTATTTTTTTGTACAACATTATAACCCTAATTCAAATAAGTTTGATGGTCTTCAAGAAACTATTCGCATTCCCCAACAAGTAACGGATACCCGAAATTTTGCTCCTTCAAGCGTGCAAGAAATTGAAAAATCACCTGCGGGTAAAGATGGGTGGTATATTTACGGCGCTAAAGATGCAAAGGGTATATTTACAGTAGGTGCGATCGCACCTCGTTCTCTTTTTCAAATTCACCCCCGTCAAATCATTACTGGTGAAGAATTAGGGATAAGTTACATCCAAGAGGCAAATTGGCGAAATACTGAAGCAAATAAAGATAAATTTAATACTGTATTGTTAAAACCTGGAAATTCACCCAATCAATCTATATGGCAACAAGGCGATAAAGCGATCGTACTGCACCTCTTCGGTGGAATTGGCGGACGTAAAGCTGAAGCACTTGGAATACCTTATACGATCACCGGACATTTTGCTTTTGGAATCGCAGAAGTTATCCGCGACGAATTTACTAATGAATTACGCTTCGAGATTAAATACCATCAAATTTATGCCCATAACCCGGATGGAATTATTGCCGGAACGCATACATGGGCTGATTATATGGGTAATTTACAACGTGGCTGGCTGGCAACACGTCCCGTATCAGATATTCTGATCAAATTCGATCCCATAACGCAGGATTATAATTTTGATGGTATTAAACTTTCACCTTTAGAGCAATTCCAGCAAGAATTACAAGTAACAATGGCACGTTATCGGGTTGGCGATGGTACTGGTGGTGCAATGGTATCACCTTCTACTTCATGCATACAAGACTCAAGCCAAGCACTTTATGCTGCGATACTAGCAATTAAAAACCAAGTTTCTACAACTCATCAAATTCAGACTTGGTTAAAGGCAAACTCTAATCACCCACAAGCATTACGCTTTCAGCAGCTAGTTGAATTAGCCCAATCTTTAGAACAACAATTAGCACCCTTAGGGATAGTTCGTGCTGATTGGCAGAGTCAAGCAGGTAGACTAACAGGTACGGGAATAGACAAGACAACGAAACCATTTCAAGATAGTAGTGTTTGGGCTGGTTTGACAACGTGGCGAACAATAATGCCAAGACAAGCACATGACGATCTCGCCACAATATTTTTAAAACATGGTGCAATTATCCAAGTATTGCGAACCAATCAAATCGGTGGTTGGCAAGCTGATATTACACCTATTACACCAACCGTATTTTTAGGGCAAATTAAAATTCCCTTGACCGATATTTCACCGTTTTCAACTCTTTTAAATCGCCTTTTAGCCTCATTAGCAGTTCCTACACCACAAGATTGGTCAGTTATTGTTGCACTGTTAATAATTTATAGTATTATTGCCATACCTTATGGTTTAAAATCTGAATTTTTACATATAGAAATTTGGACTGCAAATTGGATTAATCAATGCTTGTTAATATTGCGTTGTTTATTTGCGCCTGCCTTGGTTGAAGAACTTTTTTTTCGCGTTTTTTTGCTTCCTCATCCTAGCGAAAATCCTAATTTGGTAGAATGGAGTTTCTGGGCAATAGTAAGTTTATTGTTATTTATTTTGTATCATCCATTCAATGCTAAAACTTTTTTTAAGGCTGGATATCCCACATTTATTAATCGTGTTTTTCTGGCTTTAGCTTCCTTGTTAGGAATTATCTGTACTGTTGGATATATCCTAACAGGATCTTTGTGGGTGATAGTTGTAATTCACTGGGCTGTAGTAGTAGTTTGGCTAATTGTTTTTGGAGGAATAGCCAAATTAGATCATAATCAAGAATTTCCGGAATCTAAGGTGTAA